Proteins encoded together in one Temnothorax longispinosus isolate EJ_2023e chromosome 5, Tlon_JGU_v1, whole genome shotgun sequence window:
- the LOC139813960 gene encoding U11/U12 small nuclear ribonucleoprotein 48 kDa protein isoform X1, with protein MNSVRNSVEISTLKNMSDSREEQLEELRSFTDAVNEEIASIVGTLGWTMESVTNVDTEYLTCPYDSSHRLTESSLNDHLASCQWKAEGYGKLDVPLSEPTLPADSPFCIKFDEELQEQVLRKAKEQNPTMKTGMGERLVPRTSDRVIIDFTSDERKALYDYVIANTAKPDIGEDIANINNLEAQQKRDKELSFLELLIRERNFKRRRAKHRGVHTNKKSHTEILREVIDQQMEMYVDYISGESNSGRMTDVSNTKTDDTNYEKMQDRTERLNKVFLSKDPPSRDYNDYNSGDRNGHHHKKQRDNQKRDHSEDRSYHRSRDRDKQERYSDATERKHRHEYRKSSRSRERKSHHKKDKRRSKDKYYEQKHKSRDRDKSSEKHKSRDRDKSSERHYSKHSDYKRKDRSKEY; from the exons ATGAATTCTGTGCGAAACAGTGTTGAAATCAGcacgttaaaaaatatgagtGATTCTCGTGAGGAGCAACTGGAGGAACTGCGGAGCTTCACCGATGCGGTTAACGAGGAAATCGCCAGCATCGTTGGAACCCTCGGCTGGACGATGGAGAGCGTGACGAACGTG GATACGGAGTATCTCACGTGTCCGTATGATTCGTCCCACCGGCTAACGGAAAGCTCTCTCAATGACCATCTCGCCTCTTGTCAATGGAAAGCTGAGGGTTACGGAAAGCTAGATGTTCCTTTATCAGAGCCAACTTTACCAGCTGACTCACCGTTCTGTATAAAATTTG ATGAGGAACTGCAAGAACAAGTTCTCAGGAAGGCCAAAGAACAAAATCCAACGATGAAAACTG GTATGGGTGAGCGGTTAGTACCGCGTACATCTGATAGGGTTATCATAGATTTCACCAGCGATGAGAGGAAAGCGCTGTATGACTATGTCATCGCTAATACCGCCAAGCCAGACATTGGAGAggatattgcaaatattaataatct GGAGGCACAACaaaaaagagacaaagaaTTGTCTTTTCTGGAATTGTTGATACGAGAGCGCAACTTCAAGAGGCGTAGAGCAAAGCATAGAGGCGTtcatacaaataaaaagtcTCATACTGAAATTCTCAGAGAAGTGATTGATCAACAAATGGAGATGTATGTAGATTATATCTCCGGAGAAAGTAATTCTGGACGTATGACAGACGTTTCGAATACCAAAACAGATGATACAAACTATGAAAAGATGCAAGATAGAACAGAACGTTTAAACAAAGTATTTCTTAGTAAAGATCCTCCTTCCCGAGACTATAATGACTATAATTCTGGAGACAGGAACGGTCATCACCATAAGAAGCAAAGAGATAATCAAAAAAGAGACCATTCAGAAGATAGAAGTTATCACCGATCAAGAGATCGAGACAAACAGGAAAGATATTCAGATGCAACGGAAAGAAAGCACAGACATGAATATAGGAAGTCGTCACGTTCGAGAGAGCGGAAGTCACATCATAAAAAGGACAAACGTCGAAGTAAAGATAAATACTACGAACAGAAACATAAATCTCGAGATCGTGATAAATCATCAGAGAAACATAAATCTCGAGATCGCGATAAATCATCGGAGAGACATTATTCGAAGCATAGTGATTATAAACGAAAAGACAGAAGTAAAGAGTATTGA
- the LOC139813960 gene encoding U11/U12 small nuclear ribonucleoprotein 48 kDa protein isoform X2: protein MNSVRNSVEISTLKNMSDSREEQLEELRSFTDAVNEEIASIVGTLGWTMESVTNDTEYLTCPYDSSHRLTESSLNDHLASCQWKAEGYGKLDVPLSEPTLPADSPFCIKFDEELQEQVLRKAKEQNPTMKTGMGERLVPRTSDRVIIDFTSDERKALYDYVIANTAKPDIGEDIANINNLEAQQKRDKELSFLELLIRERNFKRRRAKHRGVHTNKKSHTEILREVIDQQMEMYVDYISGESNSGRMTDVSNTKTDDTNYEKMQDRTERLNKVFLSKDPPSRDYNDYNSGDRNGHHHKKQRDNQKRDHSEDRSYHRSRDRDKQERYSDATERKHRHEYRKSSRSRERKSHHKKDKRRSKDKYYEQKHKSRDRDKSSEKHKSRDRDKSSERHYSKHSDYKRKDRSKEY from the exons ATGAATTCTGTGCGAAACAGTGTTGAAATCAGcacgttaaaaaatatgagtGATTCTCGTGAGGAGCAACTGGAGGAACTGCGGAGCTTCACCGATGCGGTTAACGAGGAAATCGCCAGCATCGTTGGAACCCTCGGCTGGACGATGGAGAGCGTGACGAAC GATACGGAGTATCTCACGTGTCCGTATGATTCGTCCCACCGGCTAACGGAAAGCTCTCTCAATGACCATCTCGCCTCTTGTCAATGGAAAGCTGAGGGTTACGGAAAGCTAGATGTTCCTTTATCAGAGCCAACTTTACCAGCTGACTCACCGTTCTGTATAAAATTTG ATGAGGAACTGCAAGAACAAGTTCTCAGGAAGGCCAAAGAACAAAATCCAACGATGAAAACTG GTATGGGTGAGCGGTTAGTACCGCGTACATCTGATAGGGTTATCATAGATTTCACCAGCGATGAGAGGAAAGCGCTGTATGACTATGTCATCGCTAATACCGCCAAGCCAGACATTGGAGAggatattgcaaatattaataatct GGAGGCACAACaaaaaagagacaaagaaTTGTCTTTTCTGGAATTGTTGATACGAGAGCGCAACTTCAAGAGGCGTAGAGCAAAGCATAGAGGCGTtcatacaaataaaaagtcTCATACTGAAATTCTCAGAGAAGTGATTGATCAACAAATGGAGATGTATGTAGATTATATCTCCGGAGAAAGTAATTCTGGACGTATGACAGACGTTTCGAATACCAAAACAGATGATACAAACTATGAAAAGATGCAAGATAGAACAGAACGTTTAAACAAAGTATTTCTTAGTAAAGATCCTCCTTCCCGAGACTATAATGACTATAATTCTGGAGACAGGAACGGTCATCACCATAAGAAGCAAAGAGATAATCAAAAAAGAGACCATTCAGAAGATAGAAGTTATCACCGATCAAGAGATCGAGACAAACAGGAAAGATATTCAGATGCAACGGAAAGAAAGCACAGACATGAATATAGGAAGTCGTCACGTTCGAGAGAGCGGAAGTCACATCATAAAAAGGACAAACGTCGAAGTAAAGATAAATACTACGAACAGAAACATAAATCTCGAGATCGTGATAAATCATCAGAGAAACATAAATCTCGAGATCGCGATAAATCATCGGAGAGACATTATTCGAAGCATAGTGATTATAAACGAAAAGACAGAAGTAAAGAGTATTGA
- the LOC139813959 gene encoding zinc metalloproteinase nas-4-like: MFVVRPRKMQEARYLCGSFPLAFLLLGSWFVTNINTYPTQLINSWTRSPPISLKLMKTRETTSGTTISYKLDSWSQYDNPEEGAEREGDIYQSSKARKTITKDKTLLWPNGIVNYYVHSSIANKPKKLAMLEDALRTIMSKTCIKFLRIKEYAKLPANSWVNITGHQKGCFSELGRNAYGPTSLNLDVNLCLHTIGHTIHETLHTLGVYHEHMRPDRDKYITIIWENIKKEDVFNFRMLNNNTVTDYGLPYDYDSIMHYSMTAFSTNRSLPTIIPTSSYVEIGQRSHLSHYDIQKLLIAYNCTAVGTKLENNKKLNLEKPKKLPNRRKLPQPQSLNKTVIETEVKSHTPTIVIHNSILNKLDDKNADLGKSMDRLNQVAFLRSVYPIQPNYYPVPLSPIYLYINLHFYLNKK, translated from the exons ATGTTTGTAGTTCGCCCAAGAAAGATGCAGGAAGCTCGATATCTTTGTGGCTCGTTTCCTTTAGCATTCCTTTTACTAGGTAGCTGGTTTGTCACGAACATTAATACATATCCGACGCAGCTTATCAATTCTTGGACAAGATCGCCACCAATATCGCTGAAACTGATGAAAACAAGGGAGACCACTTCTGGGACAACTATTAGCTATAAAC TTGATTCATGGTCTCAGTATGATAATCCGGAAGAAGGTGCAGAACGAGAAGGCGATATATATCAGTCGTCGAAAGCGAGGAAAACTATTACGAAggataaaactttattatggCCTAATGGCATCGTGAATTACTACGTTCATTCGTCCATAG CTAATAAACCAAAGAAACTTGCTATGCTGGAGGATGCGTTACGTACCATAATGTCAAAGACATGCATTAAATTCCTGCGCATTAAAGAATATGCAAAGCTCCCAGCAAATAGTTGGGTCAATATCACGGGTCATCAGAAGGGTTGCTTCTCTGAATTAGGACGTAATGCATACGGACCTACTTCTTTAAACCTAGACGTGAACTTGTGCCTTCACACAATTGGACACACGATACACGAGACGTTGCATACCCTAGGTGTATATCATGAGCATATGAGGCCAGATCGAGACAAATACATTACTATAATAtgggaaaatataaaaaaag AAGATGTATTCAATTTCcgtatgttaaataataataccgTAACCGATTATGGATTACCATATGACTATGACAGCATAATGCATTATTCTATGACGGCGTTTTCCACTAATAGGTCGCTTCCTACGATAATACCTACg TCGTCTTATGTGGAGATTGGCCAAAGAAGTCATTTGTCGCATTACGATATACAAAAATTGCTAATTGCTTATAACTGCACTGCCGTCGGTACTAAATTGGAAAATAACAAGAAACTCAATTTGGAGAAACCTAAGAAACTTCCTAATCGTAGAAAATTACCGCAACCACAGTCGTTGAATAAAACAGTCATTGAAACAGAAGTGAAATCACATACGCCGACAATCGTTAtacataattcaatattaaacaaattagatGATAAGAATGCTGATTTAGGAAAGTCAATGGATAGACTTAATCAAGTAGCTTTTCTTAGATCTGTATATCCTATTCAACCCAATTACTATCCTGTGCCCCTGAGCCCAATATACCTGTACATAAATCTTCATTTTTACTTGAATAAGaaatga
- the Fu gene encoding serine/threonine-protein kinase fused isoform X1, with translation MHFNKMKKYESFKMKKYEILKHIGEGSFGQVYKARKRSDGEIVAFKMIRKCGRSDKDLKSLRQECEIQRYLQHPNIVQMIDSFETENEIVVVTEYADKELYDILAKGGRLSEERAQVIACDLVSALYYLHSNRVMHRDLKPQNVLLEANGIAKLCDFGFARNMSTGTHVLTSIKGTPLYMAPELMDEYPYDHNADLWSLGCIVYELVVGAPPFQTNSILHLVKLIKFEKIKWPDFISPTCKSFLEGLLQKDPSQRLTWPDLLQHPFVKDRIIIVGGTVSTPFTNPLSASQAKAKQEQLERLAMRTANKSKFVKKTIKKLQEQERRHYEYQQRTCISQPGYLMSPAYCHHMINHCQALRRSEPSGTDSSASIDVLLGNLSLRASLRSDLLAANHALCQSDCPHNADVQHNFPILDDHSKPVQTQTDDSHSIRQLNEEMYHTNAQGDGINVGQQIEKSTHARVEQIVHGDGDRKQSCLSMDYEQEFGERNLTEKHTRLPDWDPKAVEKPIENEEWIAFLQRSMEEVMEGEIDSLLQQNCVSVFVSPLRNPAAGCRVVEYVTCLLSLPFTVSVSKENLKKIERVYLDVRVVPNLVYAIKLLMSERSDNELNAIVNVGTRSASSLSADELQALECAMLVLCRLVYIENQFLMQFCDAIYIVNGMPLLQQLLTLEKRKARVVADLIAILNNVLRSQPENAELVEQVVLRTKTPGASVEQLNKLLSHRQTVLRARTCTMIRLLGRFCCRALQQVWNKSFRNLMEGLIKDEDEYVRRAAEDAVNELKQLTYYN, from the exons ATG CACTTCAACAAAATGAAGAAATACGAGAGCTTCAAGATGAAAAAGTACGAGATTCTGAAGCACATCGGAGAGGGATCCTTTGGACAAGTGTATAAAGCTAGAAAACGTTCAGATGGTGAAATTGTGGCTTTCAAAATGATAAGGAAG TGTGGCAGATCAGACAAAGATCTCAAGAGTCTGCGTCAAGAGTGTGAGATTCAACGTTATCTGCAGCATCCAAATATCGTGCAGATGATAGATTCATTCGAAACAGAAAATGAA ATCGTGGTTGTAACAGAATACGCAGATAAGGAATTATATGACATACTGGCCAAAGGAGGTAGATTGTCTGAGGAAAGAGCACAAGTAATAGCTTGTGATCTAGTATCTGCACTTTATTATCTGCATTCAAATCGGGTGATGCACAG aGATCTCAAACCACAAAATGTTCTCTTAGAAGCGAATGGCATAGCTAAACTATGTGATTTTGGATTTGCTCGTAATATGAGTACTGGTACTCATGTACTTACGTCAATCAAAGGCACGCCATTGTACATGGCACCAGAACTCATGGACGAATACCCCTATGATCACAACGCTGATTTATG GTCTTTAGGCTGCATTGTTTATGAGTTGGTGGTGGGTGCGCCTCCATTTCAAACTAATTCAATACTGCATTTGGTTAAGTTGatcaaatttgaaaaaattaagtgGCCAGACTTTATTTCTCCAACCTGCAAAAGCTTCCTAGAG gGATTACTTCAGAAAGATCCTTCTCAGCGGTTAACTTGGCCCGATCTTCTCCAACATCCGTTTGTCAAGGatcgaataataatagtaGGTGGCACCGTATCTACTCCATTTACAAATCCATTATCTGCAAGTCAAGCAAAAGCAAAGCAAGAACAATTAGAGCGTTTAGCCATGCGTACTGCAAATAAATCCAA atTTGTGAAGAaaacaatcaaaaaattacaagaacaGGAGAGAAGACATTATGAGTATCAGCAACGAACATGTATTTCACAACCGGGTTATCTAATGTCTCCTGCATATTGCCATCATATGATAAACCACTGTCAGGCATTACGTCGTAGTGAGCCAAGTGGCACTGATTCTAGCGCTAGTATTGATGTACTCTTAGGAAATCTCAGTCTCAGGGCATCTTTGAGAAGTGATCTTTTAGCTGCAAATCACGCTTTATGTCAGAGTGACTGTCCACATAATGCAGACGTACAACATAATTTCCCAATACTAGACGATCACTCGAAACCTGTTCAAACGCAAACGGATGATAGCCATTCCATACGACAATTGAATGAGGAAATGTATCATACTAATGCTCAAGGTGATGGAATCAATGTAGGtcaacaaattgaaaaatctacGCACGCGCGCGTAGAGCAAATTGTACATGGTGATGGTGATCGCAAGCAAAGTTGCTTGAGCATGGATTATGAACAAGAATTCGGTGAAAGAAACCTGACTGAAAAACACACGAGATTGCCAGATTGGGACCCGAAGGCAGTGGAAAAGCCTATCGAAAACGAAGAATGGATCGCATTTTTACAAAGATCGATGGAAGAAGTTATGGAGGGTGAAATTGACTCGTTGTTGCAACAAAATTGTGTCTCGGTGTTTGTTTCTCCTTTAAGAAATCCAGCAGCCGGTTGCCGAGTAGTCGAATATGTAACTTGTTTATTATCATTACCATTCACCGTATCAGTCAGCAAAGAAAATCTTAAGAAAATCGAACGAGTTTATTTAGATGTGAGAGTAGTACCAAATCTCGTTTATGCCATCAAACTGTTGATGTCGGAACGTTCCGATAACGAGTTGAATGCGATAGTGAACGTGGGAACGAGATCAGCATCTTCTTTATCCGCCGATGAACTTCAAGCACTCGAATGCGCGATGCTAGTTCTCTGTAGATTAGTTTATATTGAGAATCAATTTCTCATGCAATTTTGCGACGCTATTTACATTGTGAATGGGATGCCACTTCTACAGCAACTACTAACGTTAGAAAAAAGGAAGGCAAGGGTCGTTGCAGATCTCAtcgctattttaaataacgttcTACGATCTCAACCTGAGAATGCCGAGCTTGTGGAACAAGTTGTTCTACGTACAAAAACTCCCG gAGCGTCAGTGGAACAGCTCAATAAACTTCTCAGTCATCGACAAACTGTCTTACGAGCAAGGACATGTACTATGATCAGATTGTTGGGTAGATTTTGCTGCAGAGCGTTACAACAGGTCTGGAACAAATCATTCAGAAATCTCATGGAAGGCTTAATCAAGGATGAAGATGAATATGTCCGACGC
- the Fu gene encoding serine/threonine-protein kinase fused isoform X2 has product MKKYESFKMKKYEILKHIGEGSFGQVYKARKRSDGEIVAFKMIRKCGRSDKDLKSLRQECEIQRYLQHPNIVQMIDSFETENEIVVVTEYADKELYDILAKGGRLSEERAQVIACDLVSALYYLHSNRVMHRDLKPQNVLLEANGIAKLCDFGFARNMSTGTHVLTSIKGTPLYMAPELMDEYPYDHNADLWSLGCIVYELVVGAPPFQTNSILHLVKLIKFEKIKWPDFISPTCKSFLEGLLQKDPSQRLTWPDLLQHPFVKDRIIIVGGTVSTPFTNPLSASQAKAKQEQLERLAMRTANKSKFVKKTIKKLQEQERRHYEYQQRTCISQPGYLMSPAYCHHMINHCQALRRSEPSGTDSSASIDVLLGNLSLRASLRSDLLAANHALCQSDCPHNADVQHNFPILDDHSKPVQTQTDDSHSIRQLNEEMYHTNAQGDGINVGQQIEKSTHARVEQIVHGDGDRKQSCLSMDYEQEFGERNLTEKHTRLPDWDPKAVEKPIENEEWIAFLQRSMEEVMEGEIDSLLQQNCVSVFVSPLRNPAAGCRVVEYVTCLLSLPFTVSVSKENLKKIERVYLDVRVVPNLVYAIKLLMSERSDNELNAIVNVGTRSASSLSADELQALECAMLVLCRLVYIENQFLMQFCDAIYIVNGMPLLQQLLTLEKRKARVVADLIAILNNVLRSQPENAELVEQVVLRTKTPGASVEQLNKLLSHRQTVLRARTCTMIRLLGRFCCRALQQVWNKSFRNLMEGLIKDEDEYVRRAAEDAVNELKQLTYYN; this is encoded by the exons ATGAAGAAATACGAGAGCTTCAAGATGAAAAAGTACGAGATTCTGAAGCACATCGGAGAGGGATCCTTTGGACAAGTGTATAAAGCTAGAAAACGTTCAGATGGTGAAATTGTGGCTTTCAAAATGATAAGGAAG TGTGGCAGATCAGACAAAGATCTCAAGAGTCTGCGTCAAGAGTGTGAGATTCAACGTTATCTGCAGCATCCAAATATCGTGCAGATGATAGATTCATTCGAAACAGAAAATGAA ATCGTGGTTGTAACAGAATACGCAGATAAGGAATTATATGACATACTGGCCAAAGGAGGTAGATTGTCTGAGGAAAGAGCACAAGTAATAGCTTGTGATCTAGTATCTGCACTTTATTATCTGCATTCAAATCGGGTGATGCACAG aGATCTCAAACCACAAAATGTTCTCTTAGAAGCGAATGGCATAGCTAAACTATGTGATTTTGGATTTGCTCGTAATATGAGTACTGGTACTCATGTACTTACGTCAATCAAAGGCACGCCATTGTACATGGCACCAGAACTCATGGACGAATACCCCTATGATCACAACGCTGATTTATG GTCTTTAGGCTGCATTGTTTATGAGTTGGTGGTGGGTGCGCCTCCATTTCAAACTAATTCAATACTGCATTTGGTTAAGTTGatcaaatttgaaaaaattaagtgGCCAGACTTTATTTCTCCAACCTGCAAAAGCTTCCTAGAG gGATTACTTCAGAAAGATCCTTCTCAGCGGTTAACTTGGCCCGATCTTCTCCAACATCCGTTTGTCAAGGatcgaataataatagtaGGTGGCACCGTATCTACTCCATTTACAAATCCATTATCTGCAAGTCAAGCAAAAGCAAAGCAAGAACAATTAGAGCGTTTAGCCATGCGTACTGCAAATAAATCCAA atTTGTGAAGAaaacaatcaaaaaattacaagaacaGGAGAGAAGACATTATGAGTATCAGCAACGAACATGTATTTCACAACCGGGTTATCTAATGTCTCCTGCATATTGCCATCATATGATAAACCACTGTCAGGCATTACGTCGTAGTGAGCCAAGTGGCACTGATTCTAGCGCTAGTATTGATGTACTCTTAGGAAATCTCAGTCTCAGGGCATCTTTGAGAAGTGATCTTTTAGCTGCAAATCACGCTTTATGTCAGAGTGACTGTCCACATAATGCAGACGTACAACATAATTTCCCAATACTAGACGATCACTCGAAACCTGTTCAAACGCAAACGGATGATAGCCATTCCATACGACAATTGAATGAGGAAATGTATCATACTAATGCTCAAGGTGATGGAATCAATGTAGGtcaacaaattgaaaaatctacGCACGCGCGCGTAGAGCAAATTGTACATGGTGATGGTGATCGCAAGCAAAGTTGCTTGAGCATGGATTATGAACAAGAATTCGGTGAAAGAAACCTGACTGAAAAACACACGAGATTGCCAGATTGGGACCCGAAGGCAGTGGAAAAGCCTATCGAAAACGAAGAATGGATCGCATTTTTACAAAGATCGATGGAAGAAGTTATGGAGGGTGAAATTGACTCGTTGTTGCAACAAAATTGTGTCTCGGTGTTTGTTTCTCCTTTAAGAAATCCAGCAGCCGGTTGCCGAGTAGTCGAATATGTAACTTGTTTATTATCATTACCATTCACCGTATCAGTCAGCAAAGAAAATCTTAAGAAAATCGAACGAGTTTATTTAGATGTGAGAGTAGTACCAAATCTCGTTTATGCCATCAAACTGTTGATGTCGGAACGTTCCGATAACGAGTTGAATGCGATAGTGAACGTGGGAACGAGATCAGCATCTTCTTTATCCGCCGATGAACTTCAAGCACTCGAATGCGCGATGCTAGTTCTCTGTAGATTAGTTTATATTGAGAATCAATTTCTCATGCAATTTTGCGACGCTATTTACATTGTGAATGGGATGCCACTTCTACAGCAACTACTAACGTTAGAAAAAAGGAAGGCAAGGGTCGTTGCAGATCTCAtcgctattttaaataacgttcTACGATCTCAACCTGAGAATGCCGAGCTTGTGGAACAAGTTGTTCTACGTACAAAAACTCCCG gAGCGTCAGTGGAACAGCTCAATAAACTTCTCAGTCATCGACAAACTGTCTTACGAGCAAGGACATGTACTATGATCAGATTGTTGGGTAGATTTTGCTGCAGAGCGTTACAACAGGTCTGGAACAAATCATTCAGAAATCTCATGGAAGGCTTAATCAAGGATGAAGATGAATATGTCCGACGC
- the Fu gene encoding serine/threonine-protein kinase fused isoform X3, with product MHRDLKPQNVLLEANGIAKLCDFGFARNMSTGTHVLTSIKGTPLYMAPELMDEYPYDHNADLWSLGCIVYELVVGAPPFQTNSILHLVKLIKFEKIKWPDFISPTCKSFLEGLLQKDPSQRLTWPDLLQHPFVKDRIIIVGGTVSTPFTNPLSASQAKAKQEQLERLAMRTANKSKFVKKTIKKLQEQERRHYEYQQRTCISQPGYLMSPAYCHHMINHCQALRRSEPSGTDSSASIDVLLGNLSLRASLRSDLLAANHALCQSDCPHNADVQHNFPILDDHSKPVQTQTDDSHSIRQLNEEMYHTNAQGDGINVGQQIEKSTHARVEQIVHGDGDRKQSCLSMDYEQEFGERNLTEKHTRLPDWDPKAVEKPIENEEWIAFLQRSMEEVMEGEIDSLLQQNCVSVFVSPLRNPAAGCRVVEYVTCLLSLPFTVSVSKENLKKIERVYLDVRVVPNLVYAIKLLMSERSDNELNAIVNVGTRSASSLSADELQALECAMLVLCRLVYIENQFLMQFCDAIYIVNGMPLLQQLLTLEKRKARVVADLIAILNNVLRSQPENAELVEQVVLRTKTPGASVEQLNKLLSHRQTVLRARTCTMIRLLGRFCCRALQQVWNKSFRNLMEGLIKDEDEYVRRAAEDAVNELKQLTYYN from the exons ATGCACAG aGATCTCAAACCACAAAATGTTCTCTTAGAAGCGAATGGCATAGCTAAACTATGTGATTTTGGATTTGCTCGTAATATGAGTACTGGTACTCATGTACTTACGTCAATCAAAGGCACGCCATTGTACATGGCACCAGAACTCATGGACGAATACCCCTATGATCACAACGCTGATTTATG GTCTTTAGGCTGCATTGTTTATGAGTTGGTGGTGGGTGCGCCTCCATTTCAAACTAATTCAATACTGCATTTGGTTAAGTTGatcaaatttgaaaaaattaagtgGCCAGACTTTATTTCTCCAACCTGCAAAAGCTTCCTAGAG gGATTACTTCAGAAAGATCCTTCTCAGCGGTTAACTTGGCCCGATCTTCTCCAACATCCGTTTGTCAAGGatcgaataataatagtaGGTGGCACCGTATCTACTCCATTTACAAATCCATTATCTGCAAGTCAAGCAAAAGCAAAGCAAGAACAATTAGAGCGTTTAGCCATGCGTACTGCAAATAAATCCAA atTTGTGAAGAaaacaatcaaaaaattacaagaacaGGAGAGAAGACATTATGAGTATCAGCAACGAACATGTATTTCACAACCGGGTTATCTAATGTCTCCTGCATATTGCCATCATATGATAAACCACTGTCAGGCATTACGTCGTAGTGAGCCAAGTGGCACTGATTCTAGCGCTAGTATTGATGTACTCTTAGGAAATCTCAGTCTCAGGGCATCTTTGAGAAGTGATCTTTTAGCTGCAAATCACGCTTTATGTCAGAGTGACTGTCCACATAATGCAGACGTACAACATAATTTCCCAATACTAGACGATCACTCGAAACCTGTTCAAACGCAAACGGATGATAGCCATTCCATACGACAATTGAATGAGGAAATGTATCATACTAATGCTCAAGGTGATGGAATCAATGTAGGtcaacaaattgaaaaatctacGCACGCGCGCGTAGAGCAAATTGTACATGGTGATGGTGATCGCAAGCAAAGTTGCTTGAGCATGGATTATGAACAAGAATTCGGTGAAAGAAACCTGACTGAAAAACACACGAGATTGCCAGATTGGGACCCGAAGGCAGTGGAAAAGCCTATCGAAAACGAAGAATGGATCGCATTTTTACAAAGATCGATGGAAGAAGTTATGGAGGGTGAAATTGACTCGTTGTTGCAACAAAATTGTGTCTCGGTGTTTGTTTCTCCTTTAAGAAATCCAGCAGCCGGTTGCCGAGTAGTCGAATATGTAACTTGTTTATTATCATTACCATTCACCGTATCAGTCAGCAAAGAAAATCTTAAGAAAATCGAACGAGTTTATTTAGATGTGAGAGTAGTACCAAATCTCGTTTATGCCATCAAACTGTTGATGTCGGAACGTTCCGATAACGAGTTGAATGCGATAGTGAACGTGGGAACGAGATCAGCATCTTCTTTATCCGCCGATGAACTTCAAGCACTCGAATGCGCGATGCTAGTTCTCTGTAGATTAGTTTATATTGAGAATCAATTTCTCATGCAATTTTGCGACGCTATTTACATTGTGAATGGGATGCCACTTCTACAGCAACTACTAACGTTAGAAAAAAGGAAGGCAAGGGTCGTTGCAGATCTCAtcgctattttaaataacgttcTACGATCTCAACCTGAGAATGCCGAGCTTGTGGAACAAGTTGTTCTACGTACAAAAACTCCCG gAGCGTCAGTGGAACAGCTCAATAAACTTCTCAGTCATCGACAAACTGTCTTACGAGCAAGGACATGTACTATGATCAGATTGTTGGGTAGATTTTGCTGCAGAGCGTTACAACAGGTCTGGAACAAATCATTCAGAAATCTCATGGAAGGCTTAATCAAGGATGAAGATGAATATGTCCGACGC